In a single window of the Terriglobus roseus genome:
- a CDS encoding Gfo/Idh/MocA family protein gives MQEKRIGIIMNGVTGRMGLNQHLIRSVLAIRNNGGLPIGDGTVLMPDPILVGRNEAKLKAIADANGVTRYSTDLARCLGDEKDEIYFDSGTTGLRETFVSQAIDAGKNVYCEKPLSTTVESALRLAKKAASAGVKQGIVQDKLFLPGVRKLKRLIDSGFFGRILSVRGEFGYWVFEGDWGGQPAQRPSWNYRKEEDGGIILDMFCHWRYVLDHTFAPVQSVSCMGATHIPQRVDENGKTYQATADDAAYGSFQLEGDIFAQINSSWTTRVYRDELFNLHVDGTEGSAIAGLRDCKTQHRVNTPKPTWNPDLPNPFKFREHWQEVPDNANFENAFKVQWELYLKHVVLGTPFPHTFVDGARGVQLAELGLKSWSERRWLDVPVIKDADVLKA, from the coding sequence ATGCAAGAGAAGCGCATCGGCATCATCATGAACGGCGTCACCGGACGCATGGGCCTCAACCAGCACCTCATTCGCTCCGTGCTCGCTATCCGCAACAACGGTGGTCTGCCCATCGGCGATGGTACTGTGTTGATGCCCGATCCAATTCTTGTCGGTCGCAACGAAGCAAAGCTTAAGGCTATCGCCGATGCAAACGGCGTGACACGCTACAGCACCGATCTCGCTCGCTGCCTCGGCGACGAGAAAGACGAGATCTACTTCGACTCCGGCACCACCGGTCTCCGCGAAACCTTCGTCTCGCAGGCCATCGACGCCGGTAAGAACGTTTATTGCGAGAAGCCGCTCTCCACCACCGTAGAGTCCGCTCTGCGCCTCGCGAAGAAAGCCGCAAGCGCCGGCGTGAAGCAGGGCATCGTGCAGGACAAGCTCTTTCTCCCCGGCGTCCGCAAGCTCAAGCGCCTCATCGATTCCGGCTTCTTCGGTCGCATCCTCTCCGTACGTGGAGAGTTCGGCTACTGGGTCTTCGAGGGCGACTGGGGTGGCCAGCCCGCGCAGCGTCCGTCGTGGAACTACCGCAAGGAAGAGGATGGCGGCATCATTCTCGACATGTTCTGTCACTGGCGTTACGTGCTGGATCACACCTTCGCCCCGGTCCAGTCTGTCTCCTGCATGGGCGCCACGCACATCCCCCAGCGCGTCGATGAGAACGGCAAGACTTACCAGGCGACGGCAGACGACGCAGCCTACGGCTCCTTCCAGCTCGAAGGCGATATCTTTGCGCAGATCAATTCGTCGTGGACCACGCGCGTCTATCGCGACGAACTCTTCAACCTGCACGTCGACGGCACGGAGGGCAGCGCCATCGCCGGCCTGCGCGACTGTAAGACGCAACACCGCGTCAACACACCCAAGCCCACGTGGAACCCTGATTTGCCCAACCCCTTCAAGTTCCGCGAACACTGGCAGGAAGTGCCCGACAACGCTAACTTTGAGAACGCCTTCAAAGTGCAGTGGGAGCTTTACCTGAAGCATGTTGTACTTGGCACGCCCTTCCCGCACACCTTCGTCGACGGCGCACGCGGCGTACAGCTTGCCGAACTTGGCCTGAAGTCCTGGTCAGAGCGTCGCTGGCTCGACGTCCCCGTCATCAAAGACGCAGACGTGCTGAAGGCGTAA
- a CDS encoding alginate lyase family protein yields MDPSTQWSRRTFCFGAAVTAALRTPLSAFAQKHNAGYDLVAQTDRNRITAAAARYRLEKPETITAVTSPRSPGGPHDFFSEADYFWPDPANPNGPYKNRDGESNPGNFNEHRKRMIRLSIQMPALTASWVLTGNRTDGTLAADHLRAWFITPATRMNPNLQFSQGVHGVSTGRNFGIIDTLHLVEVARAASLVAPAFMSKADRQALHAWFAEYLHWMKTSAFGIAERDTKNNHAVCWALQASEFARLIGDEATRSEVRTQYETIFLTKQMAPDGSFPLELARTKPYGYSIFNFDVMAMLCQSLLESSRDVYAFALPTGQGICKGAAFLYPYLKDKSSWPYTKDVQHFESWPVRSPGLLFTGLACGRADYLALWKTLPADPTDPEIIRNYPVRQPLLWFGNRARG; encoded by the coding sequence ATGGATCCCTCAACGCAGTGGAGTCGCCGTACCTTCTGCTTTGGCGCAGCCGTCACGGCTGCTCTACGAACACCCCTGAGCGCGTTCGCGCAAAAGCACAACGCGGGCTACGATCTGGTCGCACAAACCGACCGGAATCGGATTACGGCAGCAGCGGCCCGCTACCGGCTGGAGAAGCCGGAGACGATTACCGCTGTTACCTCGCCTCGTTCGCCGGGCGGACCGCACGACTTCTTCTCAGAGGCCGATTACTTCTGGCCCGATCCTGCGAACCCAAACGGGCCCTATAAGAACCGTGACGGGGAGAGCAATCCGGGCAATTTCAACGAACACCGCAAGCGGATGATTCGGCTGTCGATCCAGATGCCGGCGCTAACCGCATCGTGGGTGTTGACGGGTAATCGCACCGACGGCACGCTCGCCGCCGACCATCTGCGGGCATGGTTCATCACGCCAGCGACGCGCATGAATCCAAACCTGCAGTTCTCGCAGGGAGTCCATGGCGTGTCCACCGGACGGAACTTCGGCATCATCGATACGCTGCACCTGGTGGAGGTCGCACGAGCGGCGAGTCTGGTCGCGCCTGCCTTCATGAGCAAGGCCGATCGGCAGGCACTGCACGCGTGGTTCGCCGAATATCTGCACTGGATGAAGACGAGCGCATTCGGGATCGCCGAGCGCGACACTAAAAACAATCACGCCGTGTGCTGGGCACTGCAGGCTTCTGAATTCGCGCGCTTGATTGGCGATGAGGCCACACGTAGTGAAGTGCGCACGCAGTACGAGACGATCTTCCTGACGAAGCAGATGGCGCCTGACGGCAGCTTTCCGCTGGAGCTCGCGCGCACCAAGCCTTATGGCTATTCGATCTTCAACTTCGATGTCATGGCGATGCTCTGCCAGTCCCTTCTGGAGAGCAGCAGGGATGTCTATGCCTTCGCTCTGCCAACGGGACAGGGCATTTGTAAGGGGGCTGCATTTCTTTATCCATATCTGAAGGACAAGTCCTCATGGCCTTACACGAAGGATGTGCAGCACTTCGAGTCGTGGCCGGTGCGCTCACCGGGACTGCTCTTCACCGGCCTTGCCTGCGGCCGCGCTGATTATCTCGCTCTTTGGAAGACGCTGCCTGCCGATCCTACCGATCCGGAGATCATTCGTAACTATCCCGTACGTCAGCCGCTGTTGTGGTTCGGCAATAGGGCGCGCGGTTGA
- a CDS encoding MFS transporter — translation MVNGKIFYGWWIVVAAFLNLFLAVGVIFYGFPVFYPAFVSALGFNRGQVTQGFLLGFLIVGLPFGLLTGILIDRIGARAVILSGVGLIGFPLIAMGFMHHFWQYQILCIVEVIGYVLAGPISNQVLIAHWFHERRGRAMGYAYLGLGLGGAVAPPTINWLIRTVGWRHALEIVGSVILLVLFPVGLFLTRSTPADMGLHPDGAFAPVALEPPAAGGVFSVIGTAMRERNFWLILAGSALVIGAMNAVIQHFIFFLVSNGYSAVNASRILSILLLASLGGRVIVGYIADRFRKKNTMTLFYALLGAAIPILFLARQPVAAISFAVLFGFAMGADYMLIPLVTAECFGVKSLGKLLALIIAGYSIGQWMGPWIAGRIFDRYGSYDPAWKFMCGAALLGAAAIYAIRAPRATIMASPEALAIETPSAK, via the coding sequence GTGGTGAACGGAAAGATCTTCTACGGCTGGTGGATCGTCGTTGCGGCGTTTCTCAATCTGTTTTTGGCTGTGGGTGTCATCTTCTACGGCTTCCCAGTCTTCTATCCTGCGTTTGTCTCGGCGCTCGGCTTCAACCGCGGACAGGTCACGCAGGGGTTTCTGCTTGGATTCCTCATCGTCGGTCTGCCCTTTGGTCTGCTCACCGGCATTCTGATCGACCGTATCGGGGCTCGCGCCGTCATTCTCTCCGGTGTAGGCCTCATCGGCTTTCCACTCATCGCCATGGGCTTCATGCATCATTTTTGGCAATACCAGATCTTATGCATCGTTGAGGTCATCGGCTATGTACTCGCCGGCCCCATCTCCAACCAGGTACTCATTGCGCACTGGTTTCATGAGCGTCGCGGACGTGCCATGGGTTATGCGTACCTGGGCCTCGGTCTCGGTGGCGCGGTAGCGCCCCCCACCATCAACTGGCTCATCCGTACGGTTGGCTGGCGCCATGCCCTGGAGATTGTCGGCTCCGTCATCCTTCTTGTGCTCTTCCCGGTGGGTCTTTTCCTCACGCGTTCTACCCCGGCTGACATGGGTTTGCATCCCGACGGGGCCTTCGCGCCAGTTGCGCTGGAACCACCCGCAGCAGGCGGCGTCTTCAGTGTGATCGGCACCGCCATGCGGGAGCGCAACTTTTGGCTGATCCTCGCAGGATCGGCGCTCGTCATCGGCGCGATGAACGCGGTCATCCAGCACTTCATCTTCTTCCTGGTCAGCAACGGTTACTCGGCTGTCAATGCGTCGCGAATCCTTTCGATCCTGCTACTCGCAAGTCTCGGCGGACGCGTCATCGTGGGCTATATCGCGGATCGTTTCCGCAAGAAGAACACCATGACGCTCTTCTATGCGCTGCTCGGCGCGGCCATTCCAATCCTCTTCCTAGCGCGCCAGCCGGTAGCCGCAATCAGCTTCGCAGTCCTGTTCGGCTTCGCCATGGGCGCAGACTACATGCTCATCCCGCTGGTCACCGCGGAGTGCTTCGGCGTGAAGTCGCTGGGCAAGCTTCTCGCACTCATCATCGCGGGCTATTCCATTGGCCAGTGGATGGGCCCATGGATCGCCGGACGCATCTTCGATCGCTACGGCAGCTACGATCCTGCATGGAAGTTCATGTGTGGTGCCGCACTCCTCGGGGCAGCAGCGATCTACGCAATTCGCGCGCCACGCGCTACCATCATGGCGTCGCCCGAAGCGCTCGCCATCGAGACGCCTTCCGCAAAATAA
- a CDS encoding sugar phosphate isomerase/epimerase family protein produces the protein MADIQRLSLNQATVQNWSVKEAVDGCVRHGIPSIALWRHKIHEAGLQQSAQHVRDAGLHVSSVCRGGMFIAPSAAERKERIMDNFRAVEEAKELNADSLVLVVGASTEVPIADARQMVADGLAELVPYAREQGVKIGLEPLHPMYAGDRSVLNTIDQSLAMAAPYSADEVGLILDVFHIWWDPTVFEQIQRAAGRIFGFHACDWLVPLPDTLLGRGVMGDGVIDNRALRLAVDAAGYNGPIEVEIFNQALWDTPGNEVLTKVVERFTALV, from the coding sequence ATGGCCGATATCCAAAGGCTGAGCCTGAACCAGGCCACCGTGCAGAACTGGAGTGTGAAGGAAGCCGTGGACGGCTGTGTCCGCCACGGCATTCCCTCCATCGCTCTCTGGCGTCACAAAATTCATGAGGCAGGCCTGCAGCAGAGCGCGCAACACGTACGCGACGCGGGCCTCCACGTCTCCAGCGTCTGCCGCGGCGGCATGTTCATCGCGCCCTCCGCTGCCGAGCGCAAAGAGCGCATCATGGACAACTTCCGCGCAGTTGAAGAAGCGAAGGAACTCAACGCCGACTCGCTCGTCTTGGTCGTCGGCGCCTCCACGGAAGTGCCCATCGCGGACGCACGTCAGATGGTCGCGGACGGTCTTGCGGAGCTGGTGCCGTACGCACGCGAACAGGGCGTCAAGATTGGCCTCGAGCCGCTGCACCCCATGTACGCAGGCGACCGATCTGTCCTAAACACCATCGACCAGTCACTCGCCATGGCCGCGCCCTATAGTGCGGACGAAGTGGGTCTGATCCTCGATGTCTTTCACATCTGGTGGGATCCCACCGTCTTTGAACAGATCCAACGCGCCGCAGGCCGCATCTTCGGCTTTCACGCCTGCGACTGGCTGGTGCCGCTGCCGGACACGCTGCTGGGCCGCGGCGTCATGGGCGATGGCGTCATCGACAATCGCGCACTGCGCCTCGCCGTCGACGCCGCCGGCTACAACGGCCCCATTGAAGTTGAGATCTTTAACCAGGCGCTATGGGATACGCCCGGCAATGAGGTCTTGACTAAGGTCGTCGAGCGTTTCACCGCACTGGTCTAA
- a CDS encoding glycoside hydrolase family 88 protein yields the protein MKIQNELKASELVAPLARLFELATEKTARIADRWTPQMGAPVVTAAGVYKGRNWTQWTQGFAYGNALLCYDMTGDQEMLRIGRDNTLHHMAEHISHTGVHDHGFNNLSTYGQLRRLMLEGKTERNEWELNFCELAIKTSGAVQAARWTDLPEGLGYVYSFNGSHSLFIDTMRTVRICSAAHALGHTLLGEQDRSINLLARMLIHAKTSSKYNIFFGEGRDIYDTPELRGRTVHEAVFNPASGTFRCPSTQQGYTPFTTWTRGLAWAMLGYAEQLEFVLSREEVDFAATGVMTRAEAIALMTRTAKATCDFYMQQGTAADGICYWDTGAPSLYKLGDWQSAAADPFNAFEPVDASASAIAAQGLLRLGRALGAEGKEYFQAGLTVAKALLQEPYLSTAPKHEGILLHSIYHRPNGWDYVPAGSAIPYGESSMWGDYHMLELGLLLSRLAEDKYYTFF from the coding sequence ATGAAGATACAGAACGAACTGAAGGCCTCCGAACTTGTTGCCCCACTCGCGCGACTCTTCGAGCTTGCGACCGAGAAGACAGCACGCATCGCAGACCGCTGGACACCGCAGATGGGCGCACCCGTAGTCACCGCAGCCGGCGTCTACAAGGGTCGCAACTGGACGCAATGGACACAGGGCTTCGCCTACGGCAACGCGCTCCTCTGCTATGACATGACGGGCGATCAGGAGATGTTGCGCATCGGCCGCGACAATACCCTGCACCACATGGCGGAACACATCTCGCACACCGGCGTGCATGACCACGGCTTCAATAACCTCTCCACCTACGGCCAGCTTCGCCGCCTCATGCTGGAAGGGAAGACCGAACGGAATGAATGGGAGCTCAACTTCTGCGAGCTCGCCATCAAGACCAGCGGCGCCGTGCAGGCCGCGCGCTGGACGGACCTCCCTGAGGGCCTCGGCTACGTCTATTCCTTCAACGGATCGCACTCGCTCTTCATCGACACCATGCGCACCGTTCGCATCTGCAGCGCCGCACACGCGCTCGGACACACGCTGCTGGGCGAGCAAGACCGCTCCATCAACCTGCTCGCTCGTATGCTGATCCACGCAAAGACGTCGTCAAAGTACAACATCTTTTTCGGCGAAGGCCGTGATATCTATGACACGCCGGAGTTACGCGGCCGAACCGTGCACGAAGCAGTCTTTAACCCTGCGAGCGGCACGTTCCGTTGTCCCTCCACGCAGCAGGGGTATACGCCCTTCACCACATGGACCCGGGGCCTAGCATGGGCCATGCTGGGCTACGCAGAGCAGCTTGAGTTTGTCCTCTCGCGTGAAGAGGTCGACTTCGCTGCAACGGGAGTCATGACCAGGGCGGAAGCGATCGCTCTGATGACGCGCACCGCGAAAGCAACGTGTGACTTTTATATGCAGCAGGGAACTGCAGCCGATGGTATCTGCTATTGGGACACAGGCGCACCCAGCCTGTATAAGCTCGGCGATTGGCAGTCCGCGGCGGCTGATCCTTTTAACGCATTCGAGCCAGTAGATGCTTCGGCGAGCGCAATTGCCGCGCAGGGATTGCTGCGTCTGGGCCGTGCCCTGGGTGCGGAAGGCAAGGAGTATTTCCAGGCAGGTCTCACGGTCGCGAAGGCGCTGCTGCAGGAACCGTATCTTTCCACGGCCCCAAAGCATGAAGGCATCCTGCTGCACAGCATCTATCACCGTCCCAATGGCTGGGACTACGTGCCTGCAGGCTCGGCGATTCCCTATGGCGAATCGAGCATGTGGGGTGACTATCACATGCTCGAGCTTGGTCTCCTTCTGTCTCGCCTGGCCGAAGACAAGTACTACACGTTTTTCTAA
- a CDS encoding 3-ketoacyl-ACP reductase, translating to MATSNNNSGKLALVTGGTRGIGLGIAKCLAASGFDVVITGRRDKADVADSLLDVAQSFITPTQRVEYQQADVSSATERHSMLDAIDGAFGGVDVLVNNAGIAPRVRADILEATEESFDDLIGTNLKGPYFLTQAVAKRMISRQEKEREHRSIINVSSVSATVASVNRGDYCISKAGIAMATKLWAARLTQFGIGVYEVQPGVIATDMTAGVKGKYDALIEGELLLDKRWGTPNDVGVAVAMLATGQLPYAPGAVLVLDGGLTLPRL from the coding sequence ATGGCGACCAGCAATAACAATTCAGGCAAACTCGCACTGGTTACCGGCGGCACACGCGGCATCGGTTTGGGCATCGCAAAGTGCCTGGCGGCGAGCGGATTCGACGTCGTCATCACGGGTCGTCGCGATAAAGCCGACGTCGCGGATTCGCTGCTCGATGTTGCGCAGTCATTCATCACCCCGACGCAGCGCGTGGAGTATCAGCAAGCCGATGTCTCCAGCGCGACAGAGCGGCACTCTATGCTGGATGCCATTGACGGGGCCTTTGGTGGCGTGGATGTGCTGGTCAACAACGCCGGCATCGCACCACGAGTTCGCGCCGACATCCTCGAAGCGACAGAAGAGAGCTTCGACGATCTGATTGGTACCAATTTGAAGGGTCCCTACTTCCTGACACAGGCCGTGGCTAAGAGGATGATCTCCCGTCAGGAAAAGGAACGCGAGCATCGGAGCATCATTAACGTTAGCTCCGTCTCGGCCACCGTCGCCAGCGTCAACCGCGGCGACTACTGCATCAGTAAGGCAGGCATCGCCATGGCGACCAAGCTATGGGCCGCACGACTGACGCAGTTCGGCATCGGCGTGTACGAGGTGCAACCCGGCGTCATCGCGACCGACATGACGGCGGGAGTCAAAGGCAAATACGACGCACTCATCGAAGGCGAACTGCTCTTGGACAAGCGGTGGGGCACACCCAACGATGTGGGCGTCGCCGTTGCGATGCTTGCGACAGGCCAACTGCCCTACGCACCCGGTGCCGTGCTGGTACTGGACGGCGGCCTCACGTTGCCACGCCTGTAG
- a CDS encoding glycoside hydrolase family 2 TIM barrel-domain containing protein, with product MIPTRRAFLAGSAALCATTLVSSKLAASGLEAPSRTTAPAVTQLEKDWEFYQGPLEPWQVWHSEELVTWEPQTVPHCFNHYDACDPDSPAYRGSGWYRMKLKHANPYRNGRTMLLFEGAAQTSEVYLGTTMVGRHKGGYSEFAVDITEALKGAKDALLAVHCSNARDLDRMPSDLSDFTLYGGLFRPVHLVYLPALAIESIHSMPVWKPGETAAVVSLSARLSGNEATAAAPIPFTIRFMESSGKVVAQQQVSKKPWHGEAELATLTIPGVQVWSPESPTLYQCEVTMGTGADTSVVTHRFGVRHAEFEVHGPFLLNGKRLLLRGTHRHEDGAGYAAAVPADQVREEFRLIKAMGTNFIRLAHYQQSQLVLDLCDELGLLVWEEVPWCRSGVGTASFQQHGKDTLTAMIDQHRNHPSVLMWGLGNEDDWPGELNGEDRDAIRRYMRELHELAHQLDPSRVTSYRRCDFARDIPDVYSPSIWAGWYGGRYTEYAASLEKARNSVPHFIHMEWGADSHAGRHAEDPDPALGTVATGKGTAEKGLDYKLTGGSQRMAKDGEWSETYACDLFDWYLKTSESTPWLTGTAQWVFKDFTTPLRVENPVPRVNQKGVITRDMQIKEGYYVFQSYWSKEPMLRLYGHSFPVRWGKAGQMRTARVYSNCGEVELFLNGKSVGKRKRDPKDFPCAGLRWEIAFAEGQNELRAVAREGGKALEDTVRFRYETRPWSKPAKLSLSTVTKRQGKTTVEAELVDSAGVRCLDSRAVVRFSLAGDGKLIDNLGTPDGSRVVQLANGRARITVQHQSRVVIGVSSDNVTAAYRELAEG from the coding sequence ATGATCCCGACACGACGCGCCTTCCTCGCTGGCAGCGCCGCGCTCTGCGCCACGACACTGGTCTCGTCCAAGCTGGCGGCGTCCGGGCTGGAGGCTCCTTCCAGGACGACGGCGCCTGCTGTAACCCAGCTCGAAAAGGACTGGGAGTTCTATCAGGGGCCGTTGGAACCGTGGCAAGTGTGGCACAGCGAGGAGCTTGTCACCTGGGAGCCGCAGACGGTGCCGCACTGCTTCAATCACTATGACGCCTGTGATCCTGACTCGCCGGCCTATCGCGGCTCGGGCTGGTATCGCATGAAGCTGAAGCACGCGAATCCGTATCGGAACGGACGCACCATGCTGCTGTTCGAAGGCGCTGCGCAGACCAGCGAGGTCTATCTCGGCACCACTATGGTCGGCAGACACAAGGGAGGCTATAGCGAGTTTGCCGTCGACATCACCGAAGCGTTGAAGGGCGCAAAGGATGCCCTGCTAGCCGTGCACTGCAGCAATGCGCGTGATCTTGACCGCATGCCATCGGATCTCAGCGACTTCACGCTCTATGGTGGACTCTTCCGGCCCGTGCACCTGGTATACCTGCCGGCGCTCGCGATTGAATCGATTCATTCCATGCCCGTGTGGAAGCCGGGAGAGACAGCGGCTGTTGTTTCGCTTTCGGCGCGTTTATCTGGCAATGAAGCCACTGCGGCCGCGCCAATCCCGTTCACGATCCGGTTCATGGAGTCCTCCGGCAAGGTGGTCGCGCAACAGCAGGTAAGCAAGAAGCCCTGGCACGGGGAGGCCGAGCTTGCGACACTCACGATCCCAGGCGTGCAGGTCTGGTCGCCGGAGAGTCCGACACTCTACCAGTGTGAGGTCACCATGGGTACAGGGGCGGATACGTCGGTTGTGACGCATCGCTTCGGTGTTCGACATGCAGAGTTCGAAGTGCACGGCCCTTTCCTGCTGAACGGGAAGCGTCTGCTGCTGCGCGGCACACATCGTCATGAAGATGGCGCGGGCTACGCCGCAGCGGTCCCTGCTGACCAGGTACGCGAAGAGTTCCGGCTGATTAAAGCGATGGGTACGAACTTCATTCGGCTTGCGCACTATCAGCAGTCCCAGCTTGTCCTCGACCTATGCGATGAACTCGGCCTGCTGGTATGGGAGGAAGTGCCCTGGTGCCGCAGCGGCGTCGGTACGGCCTCGTTCCAGCAACACGGCAAAGACACGCTCACAGCCATGATCGATCAGCATCGCAATCATCCATCCGTGCTGATGTGGGGCCTGGGTAATGAGGACGACTGGCCTGGTGAGCTTAATGGAGAGGATCGGGACGCGATTCGCAGGTACATGCGGGAGTTACATGAGTTGGCGCATCAACTTGACCCGTCGCGTGTTACTTCATACCGGCGTTGCGATTTCGCGCGGGACATTCCCGATGTCTACTCGCCATCGATCTGGGCCGGCTGGTACGGCGGACGTTACACAGAATATGCTGCGTCGCTGGAGAAGGCACGAAACTCTGTCCCGCACTTCATCCACATGGAGTGGGGTGCGGACAGCCACGCGGGCCGTCATGCGGAAGATCCTGATCCTGCACTTGGCACTGTTGCCACAGGTAAAGGAACAGCGGAAAAAGGGCTCGACTACAAACTTACTGGCGGGTCGCAACGCATGGCGAAGGATGGTGAGTGGAGCGAAACCTACGCATGCGATCTCTTCGATTGGTATCTCAAGACATCCGAGTCGACTCCATGGCTTACGGGCACGGCGCAGTGGGTTTTCAAAGACTTCACGACACCCCTCCGTGTGGAGAATCCAGTGCCCCGTGTGAATCAAAAGGGTGTCATCACGCGGGACATGCAGATCAAGGAAGGGTATTACGTCTTCCAGTCTTACTGGTCAAAGGAGCCTATGCTGCGCCTGTATGGCCACAGCTTTCCCGTGCGCTGGGGCAAGGCTGGACAGATGCGCACGGCGCGCGTGTATTCCAACTGTGGCGAGGTGGAGCTATTCCTGAACGGCAAGTCGGTTGGCAAACGGAAGCGTGATCCGAAGGATTTCCCCTGTGCCGGGTTGCGTTGGGAAATCGCATTTGCAGAGGGGCAGAACGAATTGCGGGCGGTAGCTCGCGAAGGTGGGAAGGCTCTCGAAGACACAGTGCGCTTTCGCTACGAGACGCGTCCGTGGTCAAAGCCCGCAAAGCTGTCGTTGAGCACCGTCACGAAGCGGCAGGGGAAGACTACTGTGGAAGCGGAGCTGGTAGATTCTGCGGGTGTGCGTTGCCTGGACTCGCGCGCTGTCGTACGCTTCTCTCTTGCAGGCGATGGCAAGCTTATCGACAACCTCGGTACGCCAGACGGATCGCGCGTCGTGCAGCTCGCGAATGGACGTGCTCGCATTACTGTTCAGCACCAATCCAGGGTGGTGATCGGAGTGTCGAGCGATAACGTCACCGCCGCGTACCGTGAACTTGCAGAAGGATGA